The genomic region GAATTTCAGGCTTTGTTGAGCTAGGCCAAGTTTCAGTATTGTTAGATTGCGAGTGAACCAACCAGCAGGGTGTCATCATCAAAAGCAGATAAGAGGAATCCATTGGCATCATGACAATCAGATCTTATACAGTAGGAACATCTTTGATATCAAGCTAAGGAGAATCTGAAAGCAATCTGAGCACGCCTAATGTCAAGGAGACCACACACTAGAGCAAAACTCACCAAAGGCTGGAGCTCAGGTATATTGTGAACCAATCAACTAAAAAGCGGtatgcaatcatcatcaaaaagcaGCTAAAAAGGAATCCACTGGCAACTCAGCATTCATAACTCGGATAAAAACTCGGGAGAAACTAAAAGTTTCCAACTGCAGCAAATACAGAAGGCCTAGGAGAGGGAGCAAAACAGGGCCGTCATAGAAAACCATGACCACATAGCAATTCAGGTCAAGTAACGCTTCGCTATTGGTGGGGCGGAGTCTATGAGATCAGGCTTTTGTCTCCTGGGCTACCTCCTCAAAGGTCTCACCGGGAACGAGCTCCGGAACGTCGTCGTCGTTCTCCTCCTTGGGCTGGATGGCGCCTGCAGCAGCCACCTGCTTCTGCATCTCCTCAGCAATCCTCTTCAGGTGCTCCATGTTGTCAGGGCCTGGAACAAAGAGGCAGAATTTATAACCATACTGGTGCTTTCATAAACTAGTGCATAGTCTTATGCTACCTAGTATATAGCCTTATGAAACGTAACAGGAACTGAACAAGCATCCATGTGTCAAAGCTAGAGAATGACTATTAATCACCCAATGACCAGCATAAAAAAACTAGCAGCCGACTTGCGTTAAGTGACACGAGTACAGGAAGGAAAAGTATGGTGTAAGAATGCAGCAACATAAAAGGCAACAGGTAATGTGAGTCTCTCAACAAGTAATAAAACAGAGGTCATAAATGTTAAGCCCAATTGCCAGTACAGAATTATAAATCAACTTTCAGATTATTAAGCTAAGCTATTTATTGGATGGTCTCACTATGTCACACAGAGTAGCATACCCACTCTGACATATAATAAATTGGAAGTCAAATACTTGAAGCCAAAGCACCAGCACAGACTTTCTATAAATCAACTTAAAAGATTATTAAACTAAACTAGTAATTGGATGGTGTAACTAGGTCAGAAGGAGTGTCGCATACCCAattggttgatgatcgaaggaagAACATCTTGTAGCTCTGTCAAGTCAAAACCATGAATATAATAATAAGTAAACACAATAGAATGAATACAAAACAAAAGTGCCAGAGAAACAGTAATTCAAAGGCAGCAACATATTATTAGGGTGAACACAAGTTTTAACAGCAGGCATGTCATGAATGGGCAAACTAAAGTGCATGGCTTCATGGTTACAAGACTAATCGGGTGCATGGAGAGATGTTATAAAAATGTTCAGATTGACTAGGACAATTAAGGAATAACAATCAGTGGATCTCGCTTGAATGGATGCAAATGAGGGTTAGCTGTTGCATTAAAGCGATGCATCCATAAATCCAATCTATGAATGTTACAACTTGCATCATCATCATGACCAAATGATAGAGAAGTGGGATGGATCCATACTCTTGGTCTGGGGAGTCCCACTGACCACCCATGTGTTTGCGGCGATGGACGCTTGCACTGCATCGACAGAAGACAAACAAGTCAGTAATCCCCATCTGCACCTCCACACGATAAGCAGAAGCAAGCAGCGAGCATACAACTAGGAGAGCACCGAAAGGGCGCACCTTTGGGGTTGAGGAACTGGATGACGAGGTCGTCCTTGAAGATGTTGACCTCCTCGATGGCGGGGATGGTGTTGACGCCCACCCTCTTGAGCGTGCTCTGCAGCCGCTTGTCGTCCGTGGTCGCCGTCTTGTGCACCGCCTTCTTCTTCCTGCACCAGACCCCAGCCCAACGGAGGCAGATTAGCACTTGAAATCCCAACCTTTTCCACAGATCGGTCGCGCCAGCCAATCGAGGCGGAGGACCTACCGGCGCACGGTGCCCTTGCCGCCGGTGCGGACGGCGCCGGCCATCTTCATGAGCCTCTCCTTGTTCATCTGCGGAACCAACCAGCCACCAAACAAACAATCCGTGAGATCTCCGTCCCTGCGGCGGGGCGCCCGATCTGAACCCGCGATTCGCGGGGAGGGGCGTGGGGGAGGAGGACTGACCTTGCCGGAGGGGGTAGGTCGCGGCGTCGGCGCCGGCGGGCGGTGGGGCTTGGGCGAGCAGCGGGGAGGGAAGGGGGGAGGAgcggctggggcggcggcgcgggggagtcCCGTAGGTTTTGTGGGTGGATTATAGGGTTTTCCTTTTTGCACACGGGCCCCTGGATATTTCGTGTTTTCCGCGTTGGGCCCTAGAGTTAGTGGGCTGGGCTGGCCTTGCTGTATAGGTTCCGGCCCATGTTCAGCGTCGGCGCGGGAGGCCCTCCATTTGTGGCGGTTGGGCCCATTATCCTTTTTTTTTAGAAACATCATCCTCTTCTCCATTTAGAAATCCATTCATCTTTTTCtaacaaagaaagaaaaacaaatccATTCATCACCAGCTAAAAAAGATGTCTAAAAAAATAGAAGAAGATAGAGATTACCTCAGGGAGAATAATCTCTCAAGAGCAATCTGCGTCTGTACCTGAACGTCTCATCACACACAATTTCATAACGGCCTATGAGCGCTTCATTATATGAAGCCAAGGAAAACTAAGGGTAACCGTTTATGTGCGCCGaaactggatatgatgaaggcttGTGGCAGATTGGAGTGGACATGTTTGATGTTGAAGCTAGGAGTTAGTCCTCGGTTTACGGAGACTGCTATAAGGTGCGTTTCATCGGGTTTTTTTGGTACTATTTAATGGTGGTAGTTTGGATGTTTTTAGGCCATCTCTAGGCCTGCTGCAGGGGACATGATTTCTCCATATTTTCTCTCTCTTGCAGTTAAGGGCCTGCCTTGCCTTCTAAAAGCCCAAGGTAATGGAGTTCGTGGTGTTTCAGTGGCTAACGCAACTCCTTCTATCAACTACCTTCTCTTTTACCAATGATAGCCTCCTCTTTTTTGAGGCAACAACTATCAGTGCTACATGTGTTCAAGATCTCCTGAAAAAATATTGTGATGTTTCTAGGCAAAGAATAACTGTGGACAAAACTCTTTGAAATGATGTTAAAAATATCCTTGCAGTGCAAAATGAGTCCTTATCAGATAAGTACTTGGGATTACTAACGGATGTTGGAAGGTTCAAAGAAGGATGGTTTAAGTATCTCAAGGATAGGATTTGGAAACATGTACATGGATTGATGGAGAAGTGTTTGTCTGTTGGAGGGAAAGAAGTGCTCATTAAATCAGTTGCCCAATCCATCCCCACCTTTTTATGGGCGTTCCAAACTTCCTCGGGAACTTTGTGAGCACATTGATGGGCTTCTTTGAAAGTTTTGGTGAGGAAGTAAAAGGGGCGAGATGAGAACTCACTAGTTTCTTGTAGTACTATGTCCAAACCAATGTTTATGGGGGGCCTTGGCTTCCAAGACATCAAGCTATTGAATTCCGCTTTGTTGGCATGCCAAGCATGGAGGCTATTGCAGGATCCTAGTTCCCTCAGTATTTCATTCTTAAAGCAAGGTGTTATACCCACTATTATCTTCTAGACACTACATTGGGGTTGGCCCCTTCTCAATTTTGGCGTTCGATCCTAGAGGGAAGAGATATCCTTTCAATGGGGCTTATCTAGCAAACGGAAACCTGCTCTTCCACTAGTGTTTGGCTTAATAACTGGTTGCCTAGAGATTACAAGCTCCAGCACAATTTGTGTGTGTTCGGATAATCCACTATCTCGTGTGGCAGAGCTGATAGACCCGATGAAGAGGTCATGGGATAAGAAGGTTTTGCCTGAGCATTTCATTGCAACAGATATTGAAGTGATTCTAGATATACCGCTCAACTCCTGAGTTCAAGAGGATTTTGGGGTGTGGCATTATGATAAGCGAGGTATTTTAGAGGTTCACTCTACGTCTATAATGATCTTTCTAATTAAGACTCAAAGGGATGATTGGCTAGAACACTATCCAGGTCACCCAAAAAAACTTATTAAATCATCGGGGATATTTTGACCTTCGTAGATATTGATTTTCTATAAAATCAAAAACATGGAGAAAAAAACATCTGGCACTGGACACTGATTTAATAGATAGTCTGAAAAAATATAAAATGGTATTCAAAAGTATTCACAAGTGATAAATACAATACTTAGTGAAGTATTTTTACTTCACTAATTTTTTATCAGACCTAGCCGAACTCCTATATTTAGCGGAGTAAACTTAGTGAAGTGTTTTTACTCCACTTAGTTTTTATTAGACCTAGCTGAACTCCTAAATTTAGCGGAGTAAAAATAGAGGAGCAAAACGGCGGAGTAAACTTAGTGAAGTATTTTTACTCCACAAATTTTTGTTAGACCTAGCCGAACTCCTAAATTTAGCGGAGTTAAAAGCAATTTTTCATAAGTTCAACATAGATTCGATTTAAACAAACTTCTAAACCGAAGTTCAACACATAATGTACATAAGTATCGGCGGAAACATATTCTAGTTTAAACATAAACATGAACTTGAACCTAAAACTAAACATATACATTAAAAACCATTGAAGCACAACCAAAATAAAACCTTTAATCATCGGACTTTGCGAGGGCAAGCCACTCTgtctgtcgtggaaatatcacggcagatgtcctagtgtgagggcttagtcgtgaggccaacacatctatgtggtagcttgagaggggttgagcggaatcgatagacgcaacacaagacgaggatttagacagcttcgggccccgggaaacatcatccggtaatagccctatatgatgtttgtggctagatctctttatgatcatgaggaagtcgccgtaaaccggctctcccagttatccCTAACccttaagattgtttcttcttacttgtccctctttggggagccctgcccctccttatataagttgaaggggcgggttacatgtagagtccaactctgacttaagacttaactattatgacttctcttcatgggcttcttaacatcttgggcttcataacgtctcgggcttcataatccctggcaacccagttatcactgtctgtcgggttatggttggtgccggtttatgatggtctgccggtttatgattgtctgctgagttatcatttgacttaactcctgtcgggttatcatctgacttaacacctgacttaactgtcagccggtttatcaACCTGTCGGTTTACCGTCTGGGTTAACTGCCTGTTTTAActgtctgtcttaactgtcagccggtttactAAGTCCCAGCCGAGTTATAACTCtggtcggggatataccccgtagTATGATCCTTAAGTCCTTgccattagcccccagtttaaaaTACTCTGGCTGTCATTTTATAACTCTGGTCGgatcatactgcggggtatatccccgacattagcccccagtttaatttggatttatccatgttaaactaatcctgatcatccttaagtccttgccatttcctccttctagaaaatccgggtcaataggccagcttcacaatcaatttgctgacattggtttgtcacagagaaatattgtgaagaataattcatttgactcagctcccaattcTTAATAGAAATATTGGTCCttaaaatactcatctgatcttcagccggtttatcattgccaaaattgccggtttatgaatattgatggcaccggatcATAACCGTTTGTTAACATCAGTTTTGAAAATATACCtgttatatgcctatcacttgtggCCCCCAAATCTTAAGAAGGCAACGTAGTAACATCTTAAGATTttcttcaatatgaatgtcacaagcctTGAAGAAATCCAAATTGTTCATCTCAGTTACTAgtcaaaattgaatattccacatatgtagcccccaaagtgtcaggttgtcatgcttgcagcaacctgggacttgtaattgccttgaattgttgatagaagcaattggtagcccccaagggccgactcattacgatgtgatgagtcgggtcttcaataagtgagcaaacaatgactttgcattagcccccaagtgtcatggtgcatgcttgcagcgacatgagacttgtgtatttgatgtaatcccaacttgaataatgtagcacccaagtgccgggttgtaagcctgcagcgacttgggactattccttccattatagaataaatcatatccattgataaaataatagtcattgcgctaaagcgactttgaaaacctcagtcataatattggttattgataaccataataaaaaatccagctgtgttggctattaaagatttgaataagtataacctggtttgaaaaccgattcctgccatataagccggtatatccatgcacatatgatacatgctatgatgatgtatgatgtaaTATATGATGTTGTatatgtatgatcaagagggtttaagctatggttcggatacgaccagagcctcCATGTAGTCATAATTAtggcattgcgccaatcaagaggtgtagctacggttcgaatacgaccaagcccccaagtgatttccctagtgcccttatgcctatcaagaggtgtaactatcgttcgaacccatagcccccaagtgatttccttggtgactttatgcctatcaagaggtcaCTACTAAGGAAatgcctatacacagaatcttatcagcagcgcaCTTTAAAATAAggtgctgctgctaattagcagtagtgagCTCAAGAataactcgctgctgaaataaatatagcagtagcgcgccagctcaaagacgcgctactgctataattcccacgaggccgccgcgaggctagctatagcagcaacgcgttataaCGATGGGCGCTACTACTAcatagcatagtagcagcgcattttgccaataagcgctactgctaagtttactacaaaaatttagtcccacctcgctccgtgaagagagtttctatcaccttaaatatgttacttctcaaactttgacaagcacttggtcttcattgaactctatgtgtagaatttgtggctgcaatatgagtcttcacttgttcctaaaccggtgaggactcatattgacaaattagattgtacacaaaaagatcgttgatgatcaatgtatttttgatacattgaactataagtctatttttacatgctgacacatagcagtagcgcttctttgtgaaaggcgctactgttatgtagtttagcagtagcgtctttctctatggcgcgctactgctaagccattccatctcccaccctATCTCCTCTATCTGATCCACTCACAGTCACACACTCACTAGATCCCTCTcaatcccccgcgccggtcctcccccgtcgcccctcctcccttTGCGCcgtcgtcacctcctcctccttgctggactcggtaccggcctcctcctccgtcctccctacattttgatttagttgatttagtaggctagttgatttagaacattttgatttagttgatttagtaggctagttgatttagttgatttagaacattttgatttagttgatttagaacattttgatttagtaggctagttcatttagttgatttagtatgcaccattttcatttagttgatttagaacattttcatttagttgatttagaacattttcatttagttgatttagttactttttggcaaaatgtaggtggtaccttgtcatctaatatgttgctagatcttaggattataattgtccatcaaattgcttctcgcggaagaaccaaaaatatctcatgctactatttttctttcctatgaagtggatcgttaatcctttgctcatattgctttaggaaaaatggcgccaccaccaccaccactatgtcgactgtgcaagtcaaggtgcaccagcagccttgcaactggcaagctgttcggcatctacttccaaccgggttttcgtcatgcggcggtaagaaattagatgaaatgtaataactattttatttttagtgttggcattactgcattgtgtcattttgcttattttacacagatcgtcccatgcaatgtgaggttaaaattcaacaagctgacaagagacactgtgacatttgaggctcctggggggccgtacactatggaggtttagaaaggatgcaatatgtcgcagattggaggagatggatgggcccgtttcgtcgctcgcatgcgtcttactggtggtgagttgatcagcttctccttcagagcagaaagacccaagctggctgtcatttatctcaacctggtggaagatgatgaagatgacgaagatgatgaagataatgaggacccactcgatgaagatgatgaggacccactttatgaagccatcgtagctcaaagaacaaggttgagcgaggaggaggtgtccaacctgtgggacataattccgccacgtgctgactttgtcggggtgccattcgtgacccgcctgacaaataccatggttgatcgacatgatatggaatgttatacttacaaatgcaaattatccgatgaaatacttagtgtacagtccaatgatatggtatgttgtgtggaatctagttgatgatatgttttagtgtagagttcgatcacatgcttattagtgtagaatctaaggaaactattaatagtgtagataatccatatgtacttatttgcgaggctatttattaattgaaatgtttttcttattcagaaattggcaaagagcatatctgtgagttatggtatcgagcccgatgaagaaggctcagctggactacgccttactgcaaggggctccgtcacaacctgtacttaccgcgtggacacggacggtcgcacacgcttaaactcggttgggtggaagaaattcctcgatggcaagaatcttcgtgttggacaggccatcctaattactatcaggaacaccaaccgcccaggcttgaggatgatgattgtcttcgatatcatctagaactacatatgtgtgtggctatatcatctagaactacatatgtgtgtgtggctatatcatctagaactacatatgatgatcgtcgtcgatatcatctagaactacatatgatgatcgccgttgatatgaccttgtactgcttgaggatgcatgttgactatgcaataaattgttatctagtactcccttcgttccaaattactcgtcgtggtttgaactaaaaccacgacgagtaatttggaacgaagggagtactacccagtaatggtttatgaatttgatatctactagcagtacctagtatctagtatctgaaaggaaaactgaaagggaaaagggaaaggggtatggggggggatgatgaaaga from Triticum aestivum cultivar Chinese Spring chromosome 4A, IWGSC CS RefSeq v2.1, whole genome shotgun sequence harbors:
- the LOC123087593 gene encoding nascent polypeptide-associated complex subunit beta, with the protein product MNKERLMKMAGAVRTGGKGTVRRKKKAVHKTATTDDKRLQSTLKRVGVNTIPAIEEVNIFKDDLVIQFLNPKVQASIAANTWVVSGTPQTKKLQDVLPSIINQLGPDNMEHLKRIAEEMQKQVAAAGAIQPKEENDDDVPELVPGETFEEVAQETKA